From a region of the Zingiber officinale cultivar Zhangliang chromosome 4B, Zo_v1.1, whole genome shotgun sequence genome:
- the LOC121977166 gene encoding vacuolar protein sorting-associated protein 51 homolog, which translates to MAEGVPPMDEKAKRTRDLLASFYSPDASAALGVGGGAGVSPRRIASPDSINSPFFDPEVYMSILVQKLNMEGLLQKHVEMAAEIKNLDTDLQMLVYENYNKFINATETIKRMKNNIVGMETNMEQLLVKITSVQSKSDLVNTSLFEKREHIEKLHRTRNLLRKVQLIYDLPTRLAKCIKVEAYADAVRYFIGAKPIFEAYGDSSFQDCKRASEEAIDLVIKNLQAKIYLDSEPIEARAEAVVLLKQLNFPVDNLKTKLLEKLEDYLLKFQDEYKDTGVSACNATESSDIGQLPDTVSVGDISKIIRAYLIIFPDSEKRLIELVQKLFNRRYGIIQQRIKERMTPADLLNMMRAIWEDVNVMDEILAEAALPAFSLEAARSIVQQYISTSFSYLLDEITDALGKSQQTQKEVVEECPYQNTLEASKKTIIQGSLDLLLDFRQLLDDNLELLAKLTDLIVDWVQEGFQGFFEKLNEQFLVLCGRGYIANPDSCQVDAVQMDKVQAGLVLVLAQLSVFIEQSAIPTITEEIAASFSGGGTRAYEHGPPFVPGEICRIFHSAGERFLLLYINMRTQKISVLLKKRFITPNWMKHKEPREVHMFVDLLLQELEAVGMEVKQILPQGLVRRHRHSDSLGSTTSSRSNPTREDKLTRTNTQRARSQFLESHLAKLFEQKMEIFTKVQHTQESVLSTIIKFCLKSLQEFVRLQTFNRSGFQQIHLDAEYLKNTLKEFVDDEAAIDFLLKEVVGAAHERCLDPIPLEAPILDRLISIKLSKSKEQSQTSP; encoded by the exons ATGGCCGAGGGCGTTCCGCCGATGGACGAGAAGGCGAAGAGGACGCGCGATCTGCTTGCCAGCTTCTACTCCCCCGATGCTTCTGCGGCCCTCGGAGTGGGAGGCGGCGCCGGCGTCTCGCCTCGAAGGATCGCCTCCCCCGACTCCATCAACTCGCCGTTCTTCGATCCCGAAGTCTACATGAGCATCCTG GTTCAAAAATTAAACATGGAGGGACTTCTTCAAAAGCATGTTGAGATGGCAGCTGAAATTAAGAATCTTGATACTGATTTGCAGATGTTAGTATATGAGAATTATAACAAATTTATCAATGCTACTGAGACTATAAAAAG GATGAAGAATAACATAGTTGGAATGGAGACAAATATGGAGCAACTTCTCGTAAAG ATTACTTCTGTTCAATCCAAGAGTGATTTGGTGAATACATCTCTTTTTGAAAAGAGGGAGCACATAGAGAAATTGCATCGTACTCGGAATCTTCTACGAAAAGTTCAA TTAATTTATGACCTTCCAACTCGGCTTGCAAAATGTATCAAAGTAGAAGCTTATGCAGATGCAGTTAGATATTTCATTGGAGCCAAGCCAATTTTTGAG GCATATGGGGACTCATCTTTCCAAGATTGTAAGCGGGCTTCTGAAGAGGCAATAGATTTGGTTATCAAGAACCTTCAG GCAAAGATATACTTGGATTCTGAGCCTATTGAAGCTAGAGCTGAAGCTGTAGTGCTTCTGAAACAGCTGAACTTCCCT GTGGATAATTTAAAAACAAAGCTGCTTGAGAAGCTGGAGGATTATCTCTTAAAATTCCAGGATGAATACAAGGATACAGGGGTATCAGCATGCAATGCCACTGAATCATCTGATATTGGGCAATTGCCAGATACA GTTTCTGTTGGGGACATCTCCAAAATTATCCGTGCTTATCTTATCATCTTCCCTGATTCTGAAAAACGGCTCATTGAACTTGTTCAGAAGCTATTCAACCG GCGTTATGGAATTATTCAacaaagaataaaagaaaggatGACGCCTGCAGATCTACTTAACATGATGA GAGCAATTTGGGAGGATGTGAATGTTATGGATGAAATTTTGGCTGAGGCAGCCCTTCCTGCTTTTTCTCTGGAG GCTGCTAGGAGTATTGTTCAACAGTATATCTCCACTTCCTTTTCCTATCTTCTAGACGAGATCACAG ATGCACTTGGCAAAAGCCAACAAACCCAGAAGGAAGTGGTGGAAGAATGTCCATATCAAAATACACTAGAAGCAAGTAAAAAGACTATAATACAGGGCAGTTTGGATCTCTTATTG GATTTTCGTCAGCTTCTTGATGATAATTTAGAGTTGCTAGCAAAGTTGACAGACTTAATAGTTGATTGGGTGCAAGAAGGTTTCCAAGGATTCTTTGAAAAACTAAACGAACAGTTTCTTGTACTCTGTGGTAGAGGATATATTGCAAATCCAGATTCATGTCAAGTAGATGCTGTGCAAATGGACAAAGTGCAGGCAGGGCTAGTCCTTGTGTTGGCTCAACTTTCTGTATTCATAGAGCAGAGTGCAATACCTACAATAACAGAG GAAATTGCTGCTTCTTTTTCTGGAGGCGGTACCCGTGCCTATGAACATGGACCACCATTTGTACCTGGAGAGATATGTAGGATATTTCATTCAGCTGGTGAAAGGTTTTTGCTACTT TATATAAACATGAGAACCCAGAAGATATCAGTTCTCTTGAAAAAGAGGTTCATTACACCTAATTGGATGAAG CATAAGGAACCACGGGAAGTTCACATGTTCGTTGACTTGCTCCTTCAAGAG TTGGAAGCTGTAGGAATGGAAGTCAAGCAAATTTTGCCTCAAGGATTGGTTCGGCGGCACCGCCATTCTGACAGTTTGGGAAGCACTACTTCATCACGTAGCAATCCAACGCGCGAGGATAAATTAACCCGGACAAATACTCAACGTGCCAGAAGCCAATTTTTAGAAAGCCATCTTGCTAAGTTGTTTGAACAGAAAATGGAGATATTTACTAAAGTACAGCACACACAG GAATCGGTTTTATCAACCATTATCAAATTCTGCCTCAAAAGCTTACAAGAGTTTGTGCGGCTCCAAACATTTAACCGAAGTGGGTTTCAACAGATTCACTTGGATGCTGAATATTTGAAGAACACCCTGAAAGAATTTGTCGATGACGAAGCAGCAATTGATTTCCTCTTAAAAGAG GTTGTCGGTGCGGCTCATGAAAGATGTCTTGACCCGATTCCCCTCGAAGCTCCCATATTAGATAGACTGATCAGCATAAAGTTATCAAAGAGCAAAGAGCAGAGCCAAACTTCTCCATGA
- the LOC121977167 gene encoding probable serine/threonine-protein kinase DDB_G0282963 isoform X1, whose amino-acid sequence MEIPPDDLLKKIQELETGHAQLKQEISKLMLANAGGMRLPDRGRSHSLSPLRVRPPIQRKNSGDRGVDVSAWRRGLASVGLSSGLHQESPGTICSAISFSERQYLNILQSMGQSVHIFDLEGTIIYWNCSAENLYGYSSSEALGKHAFDLLIDACDFNIAGDIMQRIVIGESWTGKFPVKNKLGERFVAIASNTPFYDDDGSLIGIIVVSSDLRSFQDDTSPPPPFAKSQASEWNNAGAVHEHGSDPQQPIQVAIASKITNLASKVACKVRSRIKPSEHNMEHVNRATDGQRPDLAFDRKEEGGSSGFSTPKDDAPCTFSTQSTTVEEKFPAKTSKINRYEDEGKASIFKIISKTEALLVNKRISWPWKGHECDDNEAKNHWIHGDQENDKHNPKSSESVIKVENQVTENNWTGSDDVSGSCSSHNANSMNSSGSTMSSNEVQRVDADCLDYEILWEDLIIGEQIGQGSCGTVYHALWYGSDIAVKVFPKQEYSDEVILSFREEVSLMKRLRHPNILLFMGAVTSPNCLCIVTEFLPRGSLYRLLQRSTTRLDWRKRILMALDIAKGMNYLHRCNPPIVHRDLKSSNLLVDKNWTVKVGDFGLSRLKHETYLTTKSGKGTPQWMAPEVLRNEPSDEKSDVYGYGVILWELATEKIPWYNLNSMQVIAAVGFMNQRLEIPKDLDQRWVSIIESCWLEPKLRPTFQELIERLKELQRQHSVQSPPASRDIAHSSQEWNGVE is encoded by the exons ATGGAGATCCCACCGGACGATTTGCTGAAGAAGATTCAGGAACTGGAGACGGGGCATGCTCAACTGAAGCAAGAGATATCGAAGCTGATGCTGGCGAATGCTGGTGGCATGCGCCTACCCGACCGCGGCCGGTCACACTCCCTGTCGCCGCTGCGGGTGAGGCCCCCGATACAGAGGAAGAACAGCGGAGACCGAGGCGTTGATGTATCGGCGTGGAGGAGGGGTTTAGCTTCCGTTGGGCTTTCTTCAGGGTTGCACCAGGAGAGCCCGGGGACGATTTGCTCCGCCATTTCCTTTTCTGAGAGGCAGTATCTGAACATTTTGCAATCCATGGGGCAGTCTGTCCACATATTTGATCTTGAGGGCACGATAATCTATTG GAATTGTTCGGCAGAAAATCTATATGGTTATTCTTCATCTGAAGCTCTAGGAAAGCATGCATTTGATCTTCTTATCGATGCCTGCGATTTCAACATTGCCGGTGATATCATGCAGCGGATAGTCATTGGGGAGAGCTGGACAGGGAAGTTTCCTGTGAAGAACAAGTTAGGAGAACGTTTTGTAGCTATTGCCTCCAACACTCCCTTCTATGACGATGATGGTAGTTTGATTGGCATCATTGTCGTCTCGAGCGACTTAAGGTCCTTTCAGGATGATACATCTCCTCCACCGCCGTTTGCCAAATCACAAGCCTCTGAATGGAACAATGCAGGTGCTGTGCATGAGCATGGTTCTGATCCTCAACAACCCATCCAAGTTGCTATTGCATCCAAGATCACAAACCTT GCCAGTAAAGTAGCTTGCAAAGTTCGTTCTCGGATAAAGCCAAGTGAGCACAACATGGAACACGTAAACAGAGCCACAGATGGTCAGCGCCCTGATCTTGCCTTCGACCGTAAGGAGGAAGGTGGTTCTAGTGGATTTAGCACACCAAAAGATGATGCACCTTGTACCTTTAGCACACAATCTACTACAGTAGAGGAAAAGTTTCCTGccaaaacaagcaaaataaatcgTTATGAAGATGAAGGAAAGGCATCCATTTTCAAGATCATAAGCAAGACGGAGGCATTACTCGTCAATAAGCGTATATCATGGCCTTGGAAAGGGCATGAGTGTGATGACAATGAAGCAAAGAATCACTGGATTCATGGTGACCAAGAAAATGACAAGCATAATCCAAAATCATCTGAATCTGTTATAAAAGTAGAAAATCAAGTGACTGAAAACAACTGGACAGGCAGCGACGATGTTTCAGGGTCGTGTTCCTCCCATAATGCAAACAGCATGAATAGCAGCGGAAGCACTATGAGTAGCAATGAAGTTCAGAGGGTGGATGCTGACTGCTTAGATTATGAGATCTTATGGGAAGATCTCATAATTGGAGAACAGATAGGTCAAG GTTCGTGTGGAACTGTATATCATGCTCTGTGGTATGGCTCG GACATTGCAGTAAAAGTATTCCCAAAGCAGGAATATTCGGATGAAGTGATACTTTCCTTTAGAGAAGAG GTTTCACTCATGAAGAGGCTACGGCATCCAAACATACTGCTTTTTATGGGTGCAGTCACTTCTCCTAATTGCCTTTGCATTGTAACTGAATTCCTTCCACG TGGGAGTTTGTACCGCCTGTTGCAAAGAAGCACAACTCGGTTGGACTGGAGAAAGCGAATCCTCATGGCTCTTGATATT GCAAAGGGAATGAACTATCTTCATCGCTGCAACCCTCCGATCGTCCATCGCGATTTGAAGTCATCAAATTTGTTGGTTGACAAGAATTGGACTGTCAAG GTCGGTGATTTTGGACTATCACGCTTGAAGCATGAAACGTATTTGACCACCAAATCGGGGAAAGGAACG CCTCAATGGATGGCTCCAGAAGTTCTTCGAAATGAACCTTCAGACGAGAA GTCAGATGTCTATGGCTATGGCGTGATATTGTGGGAGCTCGCCACCGAAAAAATTCCTTGGTATAATCTAAATTCCATGCAG GTCATTGCAGCAGTAGGGTTCATGAATCAGAGGCTGGAAATACCGAAAGACTTGGACCAGCGATGGGTGTCTATTATTGAGAGTTGTTGGCT TGAGCCAAAACTCCGGCCGACTTTCCAAGAACTTATCGAACGACTGAAAGAATTGCAGCGACAACATTCTGTCCAGAGTCCACCTGCATCCAGGGATATCGCTCACAGCTCTCAGGAGTGGAACGGGGTGGAATGA
- the LOC121977167 gene encoding probable serine/threonine-protein kinase DDB_G0282963 isoform X2 has protein sequence MEIPPDDLLKKIQELETGHAQLKQEISKLMLANAGGMRLPDRGRSHSLSPLRVRPPIQRKNSGDRGVDVSAWRRGLASVGLSSGLHQESPGTICSAISFSERQYLNILQSMGQSVHIFDLEGTIIYWNCSAENLYGYSSSEALGKHAFDLLIDACDFNIAGDIMQRIVIGESWTGKFPVKNKLGERFVAIASNTPFYDDDGSLIGIIVVSSDLRSFQDDTSPPPPFAKSQASEWNNAGAVHEHGSDPQQPIQVAIASKITNLASKVACKVRSRIKPSEHNMEHVNRATDGQRPDLAFDRKEEGGSSGFSTPKDDAPCTFSTQSTTVEEKFPAKTSKINRYEDEGKASIFKIISKTEALLVNKRISWPWKGHECDDNEAKNHWIHGDQENDKHNPKSSESVIKVENQVTENNWTGSDDVSGSCSSHNANSMNSSGSTMSSNEVQRVDADCLDYEILWEDLIIGEQIGQGSCGTVYHALWYGSDIAVKVFPKQEYSDEVILSFREEVSLMKRLRHPNILLFMGAVTSPNCLCIVTEFLPRGSLYRLLQRSTTRLDWRKRILMALDIAKGMNYLHRCNPPIVHRDLKSSNLLVDKNWTVKVGDFGLSRLKHETYLTTKSGKGTPQWMAPEVLRNEPSDEKSDVYGYGVILWELATEKIPWYNLNSMQVIAAVGFMNQRLEIPKDLDQRWVSIIEMSQNSGRLSKNLSND, from the exons ATGGAGATCCCACCGGACGATTTGCTGAAGAAGATTCAGGAACTGGAGACGGGGCATGCTCAACTGAAGCAAGAGATATCGAAGCTGATGCTGGCGAATGCTGGTGGCATGCGCCTACCCGACCGCGGCCGGTCACACTCCCTGTCGCCGCTGCGGGTGAGGCCCCCGATACAGAGGAAGAACAGCGGAGACCGAGGCGTTGATGTATCGGCGTGGAGGAGGGGTTTAGCTTCCGTTGGGCTTTCTTCAGGGTTGCACCAGGAGAGCCCGGGGACGATTTGCTCCGCCATTTCCTTTTCTGAGAGGCAGTATCTGAACATTTTGCAATCCATGGGGCAGTCTGTCCACATATTTGATCTTGAGGGCACGATAATCTATTG GAATTGTTCGGCAGAAAATCTATATGGTTATTCTTCATCTGAAGCTCTAGGAAAGCATGCATTTGATCTTCTTATCGATGCCTGCGATTTCAACATTGCCGGTGATATCATGCAGCGGATAGTCATTGGGGAGAGCTGGACAGGGAAGTTTCCTGTGAAGAACAAGTTAGGAGAACGTTTTGTAGCTATTGCCTCCAACACTCCCTTCTATGACGATGATGGTAGTTTGATTGGCATCATTGTCGTCTCGAGCGACTTAAGGTCCTTTCAGGATGATACATCTCCTCCACCGCCGTTTGCCAAATCACAAGCCTCTGAATGGAACAATGCAGGTGCTGTGCATGAGCATGGTTCTGATCCTCAACAACCCATCCAAGTTGCTATTGCATCCAAGATCACAAACCTT GCCAGTAAAGTAGCTTGCAAAGTTCGTTCTCGGATAAAGCCAAGTGAGCACAACATGGAACACGTAAACAGAGCCACAGATGGTCAGCGCCCTGATCTTGCCTTCGACCGTAAGGAGGAAGGTGGTTCTAGTGGATTTAGCACACCAAAAGATGATGCACCTTGTACCTTTAGCACACAATCTACTACAGTAGAGGAAAAGTTTCCTGccaaaacaagcaaaataaatcgTTATGAAGATGAAGGAAAGGCATCCATTTTCAAGATCATAAGCAAGACGGAGGCATTACTCGTCAATAAGCGTATATCATGGCCTTGGAAAGGGCATGAGTGTGATGACAATGAAGCAAAGAATCACTGGATTCATGGTGACCAAGAAAATGACAAGCATAATCCAAAATCATCTGAATCTGTTATAAAAGTAGAAAATCAAGTGACTGAAAACAACTGGACAGGCAGCGACGATGTTTCAGGGTCGTGTTCCTCCCATAATGCAAACAGCATGAATAGCAGCGGAAGCACTATGAGTAGCAATGAAGTTCAGAGGGTGGATGCTGACTGCTTAGATTATGAGATCTTATGGGAAGATCTCATAATTGGAGAACAGATAGGTCAAG GTTCGTGTGGAACTGTATATCATGCTCTGTGGTATGGCTCG GACATTGCAGTAAAAGTATTCCCAAAGCAGGAATATTCGGATGAAGTGATACTTTCCTTTAGAGAAGAG GTTTCACTCATGAAGAGGCTACGGCATCCAAACATACTGCTTTTTATGGGTGCAGTCACTTCTCCTAATTGCCTTTGCATTGTAACTGAATTCCTTCCACG TGGGAGTTTGTACCGCCTGTTGCAAAGAAGCACAACTCGGTTGGACTGGAGAAAGCGAATCCTCATGGCTCTTGATATT GCAAAGGGAATGAACTATCTTCATCGCTGCAACCCTCCGATCGTCCATCGCGATTTGAAGTCATCAAATTTGTTGGTTGACAAGAATTGGACTGTCAAG GTCGGTGATTTTGGACTATCACGCTTGAAGCATGAAACGTATTTGACCACCAAATCGGGGAAAGGAACG CCTCAATGGATGGCTCCAGAAGTTCTTCGAAATGAACCTTCAGACGAGAA GTCAGATGTCTATGGCTATGGCGTGATATTGTGGGAGCTCGCCACCGAAAAAATTCCTTGGTATAATCTAAATTCCATGCAG GTCATTGCAGCAGTAGGGTTCATGAATCAGAGGCTGGAAATACCGAAAGACTTGGACCAGCGATGGGTGTCTATTATTGAGA TGAGCCAAAACTCCGGCCGACTTTCCAAGAACTTATCGAACGACTGA